Proteins co-encoded in one Flavobacterium sp. M31R6 genomic window:
- a CDS encoding alpha-xylosidase, translated as MKKIQIASLSLFMGFGLLLSPKASAQIQNADVLNAPIDISKDFQNYLNTFYFADELTSFDPATGKGTIKYLRYNYQTRQAFNNMMMKPGVVPSNEFPTTEYAVSPELPFQIQFVSDRSIRIKTTSGPQFHPEATSLMLVDGVAPNHPELWKSSKIEGGYKYTSKHGSVEILSKPWHVKIYDEKGKLLTSTLHDSDFKNTYTPTLPFSFVRRNSDYSRSMGAAFSLEPDEKIFGCGESFTQFNKRGQKVVLWTDDANGIQNETMYKPVPFYMSSRGYGVFMHHSTPITCDFGKYFGSANEMYIGDDEADLFFFIGEPKEILDEYTNLTGKAAMPPLWSFGFWMSRITYFSEKEGRQVAKDLRAYKIPTDVIHFDTGWFDVDWRNNYEFSKDRFPDAVKMMSDMKDDGFHVCLWQLPYFSPKNTLFNEIMDKGLAVRDRKGNLPYEDAVLDFSNPATVTWYQAKLKHLFDQGVSVFKVDFGEAAPPDGIYNSGRTGFYEHNLYPLRYNKAVAEITQKEKGYTLIWARSTWAGSQRYPLHWGGDAETSNGAMSAELRGGLSLGLSGFSFWSHDVGGFATKSPENLYRRWAPFGMFTSHVRSHGEPPREPWLYSKDFLEGFRNADNMRYELMPYIYAQAKESSQKGLPMMRALFLEYPNDPGAWLVDNEYLFGSSMLVAPLFEEVTERDVYLPEGTWIDYQTKKVYQGGWHKIKAGDIPIIVLVRDGSAIPHIGLAQSTKDMDWSKLTLKVYATDATNTATAKVFLPGTDAVQTITVSKKGTNFEPTSNPLTGKTTFKTEWIK; from the coding sequence ATGAAAAAAATACAGATAGCTTCCTTATCTCTTTTTATGGGTTTTGGTTTGTTACTTTCGCCAAAAGCTTCGGCTCAAATTCAAAATGCAGATGTGTTGAATGCACCAATTGACATCAGTAAGGATTTTCAGAATTATCTAAATACCTTTTATTTTGCTGATGAACTTACAAGTTTCGATCCAGCAACTGGAAAAGGAACCATAAAATATTTACGTTACAACTATCAAACACGTCAGGCTTTCAACAATATGATGATGAAGCCGGGTGTTGTTCCTTCCAACGAATTTCCAACGACGGAGTATGCAGTTTCTCCTGAATTGCCTTTCCAAATTCAGTTTGTATCGGATCGATCCATTCGTATCAAAACGACTTCTGGACCACAATTTCATCCAGAAGCTACGTCTTTAATGTTGGTTGACGGAGTAGCTCCAAATCATCCGGAATTATGGAAATCTTCTAAGATCGAAGGCGGTTATAAATACACAAGTAAACATGGTTCTGTTGAGATTTTGTCAAAACCATGGCACGTAAAAATTTATGACGAAAAAGGAAAGCTGCTAACAAGCACGCTTCATGATTCTGATTTTAAAAACACCTATACTCCAACACTTCCGTTCTCGTTTGTGCGTAGAAACAGCGATTATTCCAGAAGTATGGGAGCTGCTTTCAGCTTAGAACCGGATGAAAAAATATTTGGTTGTGGAGAATCATTTACCCAATTCAATAAACGTGGACAAAAAGTGGTTTTATGGACGGATGATGCCAATGGCATTCAAAACGAAACTATGTACAAACCAGTTCCATTTTATATGAGTAGCCGTGGTTACGGGGTTTTTATGCACCATTCGACTCCTATTACATGTGATTTTGGAAAATATTTTGGCAGTGCCAATGAAATGTACATTGGTGATGATGAAGCCGATTTGTTTTTCTTCATTGGAGAACCAAAAGAGATATTGGATGAATATACAAACCTTACCGGAAAAGCTGCAATGCCACCACTTTGGTCATTTGGTTTCTGGATGAGCCGTATTACTTATTTCTCTGAAAAAGAAGGTCGTCAAGTTGCTAAAGATTTGCGTGCCTACAAAATCCCAACCGATGTAATTCACTTTGATACAGGTTGGTTTGATGTGGACTGGAGAAACAATTACGAATTTTCTAAAGATCGTTTCCCGGATGCAGTAAAAATGATGTCGGATATGAAAGATGACGGTTTCCATGTATGTTTATGGCAATTACCATATTTCTCTCCAAAAAATACCTTGTTCAATGAAATTATGGATAAAGGTCTTGCCGTAAGAGACCGTAAAGGGAACTTGCCTTACGAAGATGCAGTATTGGATTTTTCGAATCCAGCGACTGTGACTTGGTACCAAGCCAAATTGAAACATTTATTTGATCAAGGAGTTTCAGTTTTCAAAGTAGATTTTGGAGAAGCTGCACCGCCAGACGGAATCTACAATTCTGGGCGCACAGGTTTCTACGAACACAATTTATACCCATTGCGTTATAACAAAGCCGTTGCCGAAATTACCCAAAAAGAAAAAGGATATACTTTAATCTGGGCCAGAAGTACTTGGGCAGGAAGCCAACGTTACCCATTACACTGGGGAGGTGATGCCGAAACAAGTAATGGAGCAATGTCAGCCGAATTAAGAGGAGGACTTTCATTGGGATTAAGCGGTTTCAGTTTTTGGAGTCATGACGTGGGAGGATTTGCAACAAAATCACCTGAGAATTTATACAGAAGATGGGCACCGTTCGGAATGTTTACTTCACACGTAAGAAGCCATGGAGAGCCTCCGCGCGAACCTTGGTTATACAGCAAAGACTTCTTGGAAGGATTTAGAAACGCTGATAATATGCGTTACGAATTAATGCCTTACATCTATGCACAAGCCAAAGAAAGTTCTCAAAAAGGATTACCGATGATGCGTGCTTTATTCCTTGAATATCCAAACGATCCAGGTGCTTGGTTGGTAGACAATGAATATTTGTTTGGATCAAGTATGTTAGTGGCTCCTTTATTCGAAGAGGTAACAGAAAGAGACGTCTATCTCCCAGAAGGAACTTGGATTGATTACCAAACCAAAAAAGTGTACCAAGGCGGATGGCACAAAATCAAAGCGGGTGATATTCCAATCATAGTTTTGGTTAGAGACGGTTCAGCGATTCCTCATATTGGATTGGCACAATCCACAAAAGATATGGACTGGAGCAAATTAACTTTAAAAGTATATGCTACAGATGCTACCAATACAGCCACTGCTAAAGTATTCTTGCCAGGAACTGACGCTGTACAAACGATTACAGTTTCTAAAAAAGGAACCAATTTTGAACCAACTTCAAATCCATTAACTGGAAAAACTACTTTCAAAACGGAGTGGATAAAATAA
- a CDS encoding RagB/SusD family nutrient uptake outer membrane protein → MKKYIKLFAVSSLFVLAACSNDFLENEPYTEKVTENFYKTPSDAYEGLVAIYDILQREAYGGPLLISEQASDDCFGGYGIADAQGDLEWDRFLYVSDKDMNKDAWKVPYQGIYRANILLENLDKIDWGTDTALKTKYEAEARFLRAHFHFQLAKMFGDIVPLDKTITSAEFYSPRATPEVTYALIANDLKFAADNLGSDNYSQPGNANYGRITKWAAEAYLGRAFLFYTDYYKKPDLAGVVSKAQAVTYINDAVNNSGHALLADFSHLWLAASLENYAGEGNTEIVWAVRFNGSGKGDWNLHEGNRFQVDIAPRGGSIGRYATGWGGATVNPKLYAAYGVGDTRRDATIINFAGEGLNFDAQAREQRQYTGYAWKKYCPITDAAGKAIVEANGGNFQIDNYQDLAVIRFADVLLMASELNLGTNDGFAQTCLDRVRDRAYQNATHRVTVSKTAIMEERRLELALEGQRYFDLIRQGTSVAKAAIDNVDADPQFNITFRTETLGWFPLPQSQVVLSNGAMTQNPGW, encoded by the coding sequence ATGAAAAAATATATAAAACTATTTGCAGTTTCGAGCTTATTCGTATTAGCGGCATGTTCCAATGATTTTTTGGAAAACGAACCCTATACCGAAAAAGTAACCGAGAATTTTTATAAAACGCCTTCAGATGCCTACGAGGGACTTGTTGCTATTTATGACATATTACAGCGTGAAGCTTACGGTGGACCTTTATTGATAAGTGAACAAGCTTCAGACGATTGTTTCGGAGGATATGGAATCGCTGATGCACAAGGAGATTTGGAATGGGATCGTTTTTTATATGTGTCTGACAAAGACATGAATAAAGATGCATGGAAAGTACCTTATCAAGGAATTTACAGAGCCAATATTCTATTAGAAAATTTAGATAAAATAGATTGGGGAACAGATACTGCACTGAAAACAAAATACGAAGCAGAAGCCCGTTTCTTAAGAGCTCACTTTCATTTTCAATTGGCCAAAATGTTTGGAGACATTGTGCCATTAGACAAAACAATAACTTCTGCCGAATTTTATTCTCCAAGAGCAACTCCAGAAGTAACGTATGCATTAATTGCTAACGATTTGAAATTTGCAGCTGATAATTTAGGTAGCGATAATTATTCTCAACCTGGAAACGCTAATTATGGTCGTATTACTAAATGGGCTGCTGAAGCATACTTAGGTAGAGCATTTTTGTTCTATACCGATTATTATAAAAAACCGGATTTGGCAGGAGTAGTTTCCAAAGCACAAGCAGTAACTTATATAAATGATGCTGTTAATAATAGTGGACACGCTCTATTGGCTGATTTCTCTCACTTATGGCTTGCAGCTTCTCTTGAAAATTATGCTGGTGAAGGAAATACCGAAATAGTTTGGGCTGTTCGTTTCAACGGATCAGGTAAAGGAGATTGGAATCTTCATGAAGGTAACCGTTTTCAAGTAGATATTGCTCCTCGTGGAGGTAGCATAGGACGTTATGCTACAGGATGGGGTGGTGCTACGGTTAACCCAAAATTGTATGCTGCTTATGGTGTAGGAGATACCCGTAGAGATGCTACTATCATTAATTTCGCTGGGGAAGGTTTAAATTTTGATGCTCAAGCAAGAGAACAACGTCAGTATACAGGTTATGCCTGGAAAAAATATTGCCCAATCACCGATGCTGCAGGAAAAGCAATTGTAGAAGCCAATGGAGGAAATTTCCAAATTGACAACTACCAAGATTTAGCGGTAATTCGTTTTGCTGATGTACTCTTGATGGCTTCAGAACTTAATTTGGGGACTAATGATGGATTTGCTCAAACCTGTCTTGATCGAGTGCGTGACCGTGCTTATCAAAACGCAACTCACCGTGTGACTGTTTCAAAAACAGCAATTATGGAGGAACGTCGTTTAGAGTTGGCTCTTGAAGGACAACGTTATTTTGATTTGATCAGACAAGGTACATCAGTGGCCAAAGCGGCTATTGACAATGTTGATGCTGACCCTCAGTTTAATATTACTTTTAGAACTGAAACATTGGGTTGGTTCCCACTGCCTCAATCTCAAGTCGTACTTTCAAACGGAGCGATGACACAAAACCCTGGTTGGTAA
- a CDS encoding TonB-dependent receptor — translation MKRKYCTSTMLPFYMSLLFSVFMLQSGFAQQKTLSVTGKVTSTSDGVGIPGANITVEGGGASTSTDFDGTYKITAKSDDVLKITVLGYRSQKISVNNQSTINVALQTETSDLKEVVVIGYGTQKKKVSTAATSVVSAKDIQAVAVGDVVNALQGQSSGVNVTSSSGQPGAGMVINIRGVGTAGNNSPLYVVDGVVVDNGIGYLDPSSIERVDILKDAAAASIYGARAANGVVLVTTRKGKDGKMNVALSSYTGFQHVAKKLDLLNTQEYTTIMNEARVNSGLSPLYTPAQIASFPNHDWQDDMFNEGAMKQNHSLLITGGDKKSTIATGLSYYGQDGLIGSQNNQSKYGRTTFTVNSTSDVIENHLKIGENFSYANIKSSGVSDQGIYSNSIRGFLNAAPIDAAYDSNGDFAHSIIASDISNPLGSLYYNNFNENKIDRFVGNIFAEAKFLKNFTYRTSFGVDITDSAYRSFTPVYSLSSNNNATVSSVTQSSNKGLGWLFENTLQYKASLNDVHHFDVLVGTSAKENTSEYMSATGKDLNFDDFKHAYLSNATDQTSNTVSGGRYDYNMQSYFGRILYDYDNKYLFSATVRRDGSSNFGPNNKYAVFPAFSAGWNVDKESFFPENNVVTNLKIRGSWGQNGNDQFAKQFAYMSTISSYDKNYHFGTTDETLQVGSSPDAISNPDLKWETSEQLDLGFDLTLFSSLTFTFDYYDKTTKDWLVQASVPDIAGATAPFINGGDINNKGLEFGLGYRTNFGKDWSFSANANASFNQNEVLRIANAEGIIHGDSNLLFQGMDEINRVEVGKPIGYFYGLKTDGIFQNASELTSVQPNAQPGDVRFVDLNGDGKIDANDKTKIGDPNPDFTYGFNMDVSYKAFDLSIYTYGVAGSQNVFGVHDYTRAYNNYTTSILDRWTTEGTSNSIPRATYGTDPNGNYTKFSDLYVQNADFFRIKSATLGCDLTKLTDNLNFFSKFRLYVAANNLFTFTKYQGMDPEIGFGNTNQSWAKGIDVGFYPQPRTYMLGLNVNF, via the coding sequence ATGAAAAGAAAATATTGTACATCGACAATGCTTCCCTTTTATATGTCACTCCTGTTCAGTGTGTTTATGCTGCAGTCAGGTTTTGCACAACAGAAAACTCTTTCTGTAACAGGGAAGGTAACCTCTACAAGTGACGGCGTGGGTATTCCCGGCGCAAATATTACTGTAGAAGGAGGAGGCGCAAGTACATCGACGGATTTCGATGGTACTTATAAAATTACCGCAAAATCAGATGACGTATTAAAAATTACTGTTTTGGGGTATAGATCCCAAAAAATTTCGGTAAATAATCAATCGACGATAAATGTTGCTTTGCAAACTGAAACTTCAGACCTTAAAGAGGTAGTTGTTATCGGGTACGGAACTCAGAAAAAGAAAGTTTCTACAGCTGCGACTTCAGTAGTTTCAGCCAAGGATATTCAAGCTGTTGCCGTTGGGGACGTAGTGAATGCTTTGCAAGGACAAAGTTCGGGTGTTAATGTTACCTCCTCTTCTGGGCAACCGGGAGCGGGTATGGTAATCAACATTCGTGGGGTAGGAACAGCAGGAAACAATTCTCCTCTATATGTTGTGGATGGAGTGGTTGTGGATAATGGTATTGGATATTTGGATCCGTCTTCTATTGAAAGAGTCGATATCCTAAAAGATGCAGCAGCTGCTTCTATTTATGGAGCTAGAGCGGCCAATGGTGTTGTATTGGTAACAACCAGAAAAGGAAAAGACGGTAAAATGAATGTAGCATTAAGTTCATACACAGGATTTCAACATGTGGCCAAAAAACTGGACTTGTTGAATACTCAAGAATATACCACTATCATGAATGAAGCAAGAGTAAACTCAGGACTCTCTCCTTTGTACACTCCAGCACAAATCGCTTCTTTCCCAAATCACGATTGGCAGGATGATATGTTTAATGAAGGGGCGATGAAACAAAATCACTCTTTATTGATTACAGGAGGTGATAAAAAATCAACTATTGCAACTGGATTGTCTTATTATGGTCAGGATGGACTTATTGGTAGTCAAAATAATCAATCTAAATATGGTCGTACTACTTTTACTGTAAATTCTACTTCAGATGTTATTGAAAATCATTTGAAAATAGGAGAGAATTTCTCTTATGCAAATATCAAAAGTAGTGGTGTTTCTGATCAAGGGATTTATAGTAACAGTATCAGAGGATTCTTGAATGCGGCGCCAATTGATGCAGCTTATGATTCAAATGGGGATTTTGCACATTCAATTATCGCATCTGATATCAGTAATCCACTTGGGTCATTATATTATAATAACTTCAATGAAAATAAAATTGACCGTTTCGTAGGTAACATTTTTGCGGAAGCGAAATTTTTGAAAAACTTTACATATAGAACTAGTTTTGGTGTAGATATTACAGATAGTGCTTACCGTTCATTTACTCCAGTGTATTCACTTTCTTCTAACAATAATGCCACTGTATCTAGTGTTACTCAGAGTTCAAATAAAGGTTTGGGTTGGTTGTTCGAAAATACATTGCAATACAAAGCGTCTTTAAATGATGTTCACCATTTTGATGTATTAGTTGGAACATCTGCCAAAGAAAACACTTCAGAATATATGAGTGCTACGGGTAAAGATTTGAATTTTGATGATTTTAAACATGCTTATTTGAGCAATGCAACAGACCAAACTTCAAATACGGTGTCTGGAGGTCGTTATGATTACAATATGCAATCTTATTTTGGACGTATATTGTATGATTATGACAACAAATATTTGTTCTCGGCTACTGTACGTAGAGACGGTTCGTCAAATTTTGGACCAAATAACAAATATGCAGTATTCCCAGCATTTTCTGCAGGTTGGAATGTTGATAAAGAAAGTTTCTTCCCAGAAAACAATGTGGTAACAAATCTTAAAATTAGAGGTAGCTGGGGACAAAACGGGAATGATCAATTCGCTAAGCAATTTGCTTATATGTCAACGATAAGTTCATATGACAAAAACTACCACTTTGGTACAACTGATGAAACATTGCAAGTGGGATCTAGCCCAGATGCGATTTCTAATCCTGATTTGAAATGGGAAACATCTGAGCAATTGGATTTAGGATTTGATCTTACTTTATTCTCTTCATTGACTTTTACTTTTGATTATTATGACAAAACAACCAAAGATTGGTTAGTACAAGCTTCGGTTCCAGATATTGCGGGAGCTACAGCGCCTTTTATCAATGGTGGTGATATCAACAATAAAGGATTGGAATTTGGTTTGGGTTATAGAACAAACTTCGGAAAGGATTGGTCTTTCTCAGCAAATGCAAATGCTTCTTTCAACCAAAATGAAGTACTTAGAATTGCAAATGCAGAAGGAATCATTCATGGAGATTCTAACTTGTTGTTCCAAGGAATGGATGAAATCAACAGAGTTGAAGTTGGAAAACCAATTGGGTATTTCTACGGATTAAAAACAGACGGAATTTTTCAAAATGCATCTGAACTTACTTCTGTTCAGCCGAATGCACAGCCTGGAGATGTTCGTTTTGTTGACTTGAACGGTGACGGAAAAATTGATGCCAATGACAAAACTAAAATTGGAGATCCAAATCCTGATTTTACTTATGGTTTCAATATGGATGTGTCTTATAAAGCATTCGATCTTTCTATTTATACTTATGGTGTTGCAGGAAGTCAAAATGTTTTTGGAGTTCATGATTATACTCGTGCCTATAATAATTACACTACTAGCATCTTAGACAGATGGACTACAGAAGGTACTTCAAACAGTATTCCAAGAGCTACTTATGGTACAGACCCTAATGGGAATTACACTAAATTCTCTGATTTGTATGTGCAAAATGCTGATTTCTTCAGAATTAAATCGGCTACATTGGGTTGTGATTTGACAAAATTAACAGACAATCTTAATTTCTTTAGCAAGTTTAGACTTTATGTAGCGGCGAATAACTTATTCACATTTACGAAATACCAAGGAATGGATCCAGAAATTGGATTTGGAAACACTAACCAATCATGGGCCAAAGGTATTGATGTAGGATTCTATCCACAGCCAAGAACATACATGTTGGGTCTTAATGTTAACTTTTAA
- a CDS encoding glycoside hydrolase family 2 TIM barrel-domain containing protein, which yields MSYTGKEKETISNSRKVAFNSGWNFHLNDSIKDKDTINSSTTWRTLNLPHDWSIEGKFDEKSPAGYGGGALNGGLGWYKKTFKIALANKEKITSIVFDGVYKNSQVWINGHYLGKRPNGYIGFQYDLSPYLNYGDKNNEIIVKVDNSKQPNSRWYSGSGIFRNVWLETTDKLYVEQWGTYITTPKVTSKNASVHLETTIKNQYAASKGATIITTIFKNDTKVTSVTQNISIAANANQVLSQDILVNNPVLWSDEKPEQYTAVTTISVDNKIIDQYKTNFGIRSFKFDLNKGFILNGKQVKIKGVCMHHDLGPLGSAINTRAIERQLEILKGMGVNGIRTSHNPPAPELLDLCDKMGFIVMDEAFDMWKKAKTKYDYSLDWDKWHTKDLQDQILRDRNHPSIFMWSFGNEIPEQWSDEGPVIAKELSGIVKKLDTTRLVTAAMNPAVNMNIDDVTLQFEKSKTYFNKLATSGALDIIGYNYAHQTFEHHQKNFPNVPFIATETTSALETRGYYDNVSDVVKKWPVRWDLKFTDGNPGNTVSAYDQVQAPWGSTHEATWKVMKKHDFLAGMYIWTGFDYIGEPTPYEWPSISSYFGIVDLAGFPKDVYYMYQSEWTNKTVLHLFPHWNWAAGQNVDVWAYYNNADEVELFLNGKSLGTKKKEGDDLHIMWRVPFQAGTLKAVSRKNGKTVLETEIKTAGAASNLKLSADRATIKADGNDLSFVTVDITDANGVLSPNANNEIQFSLKGNGKIVGVCSGDPVSHESYKGTSHTALNGKCLVIVQSDIKSGRIELTAQANGLKQNTIVIKAE from the coding sequence ATGTCCTATACTGGAAAAGAAAAGGAAACAATTTCCAATTCCAGGAAAGTGGCATTCAATTCAGGTTGGAATTTTCATTTGAACGACAGTATAAAAGATAAAGATACAATCAACAGCTCTACTACTTGGAGAACATTAAACTTGCCACATGATTGGAGTATCGAAGGAAAGTTTGATGAAAAAAGCCCTGCTGGTTATGGCGGAGGTGCTCTTAACGGAGGCTTGGGATGGTACAAAAAAACATTTAAGATTGCACTTGCGAATAAAGAAAAAATTACGTCAATAGTTTTTGACGGAGTTTACAAAAACAGCCAAGTCTGGATCAACGGACATTATCTAGGAAAACGCCCAAATGGTTATATCGGGTTTCAATACGACCTTTCTCCTTATTTAAACTACGGAGATAAAAACAATGAAATTATTGTCAAAGTTGATAATTCAAAACAACCCAATTCTCGTTGGTATTCCGGTTCTGGAATATTCAGAAACGTATGGTTGGAAACAACAGATAAATTATATGTTGAACAATGGGGAACTTATATTACCACCCCAAAAGTAACTTCTAAAAATGCTTCGGTACATTTAGAAACTACAATCAAAAATCAATACGCCGCTTCAAAAGGCGCAACCATTATAACTACAATTTTCAAAAACGACACTAAAGTAACTTCAGTTACTCAAAATATAAGTATTGCTGCAAATGCAAACCAAGTTCTAAGTCAAGATATTCTTGTTAACAATCCCGTTTTATGGTCTGATGAAAAACCAGAACAGTATACTGCGGTTACGACAATTAGCGTTGACAACAAGATTATTGACCAATATAAAACCAACTTCGGAATCAGAAGCTTCAAATTTGACCTCAATAAAGGATTTATTTTAAATGGAAAACAGGTCAAAATCAAAGGGGTTTGTATGCACCACGATTTAGGCCCACTGGGTTCGGCCATCAACACCCGAGCCATCGAACGTCAATTGGAAATTCTGAAAGGAATGGGAGTGAACGGAATTAGAACTTCTCATAATCCGCCAGCTCCAGAGCTTTTGGACCTTTGTGACAAAATGGGTTTCATAGTTATGGACGAAGCATTTGATATGTGGAAAAAAGCCAAAACCAAATACGATTACAGCCTTGACTGGGATAAATGGCATACCAAAGATTTACAGGATCAAATCCTTAGAGACCGTAACCATCCAAGTATATTTATGTGGAGTTTCGGAAACGAAATTCCAGAACAATGGAGTGATGAAGGTCCAGTAATTGCCAAAGAATTATCAGGAATCGTAAAAAAACTGGATACCACAAGATTAGTGACTGCCGCAATGAATCCTGCAGTTAATATGAATATTGATGATGTAACGCTACAATTTGAAAAGTCTAAAACCTATTTCAACAAATTAGCAACTTCGGGAGCTTTGGATATTATCGGTTACAATTATGCCCATCAAACTTTCGAACATCATCAAAAGAACTTTCCTAATGTACCTTTTATAGCGACTGAAACCACTTCGGCTTTAGAAACACGAGGATATTATGATAATGTTTCGGATGTCGTTAAAAAATGGCCGGTAAGATGGGATCTAAAATTTACGGATGGTAATCCAGGCAATACGGTATCTGCTTACGATCAAGTTCAGGCACCTTGGGGTTCAACCCACGAAGCGACTTGGAAAGTGATGAAAAAACACGATTTCCTTGCAGGAATGTACATCTGGACTGGTTTTGATTACATTGGTGAACCAACACCTTACGAATGGCCATCGATTAGTTCTTATTTTGGAATTGTGGATTTGGCAGGTTTTCCGAAAGATGTTTATTATATGTACCAAAGCGAATGGACTAATAAAACGGTTCTACACCTCTTCCCACATTGGAATTGGGCAGCGGGTCAAAACGTAGATGTTTGGGCATACTATAACAATGCTGATGAGGTAGAACTTTTCCTTAACGGAAAATCATTGGGTACCAAAAAGAAAGAAGGAGACGATTTGCACATTATGTGGCGCGTACCTTTTCAAGCAGGAACTCTGAAAGCGGTTTCTCGTAAAAACGGAAAAACAGTTTTAGAAACCGAAATCAAAACAGCCGGAGCAGCATCAAATTTAAAATTGTCAGCTGACAGAGCAACCATAAAAGCCGATGGAAATGATTTGTCTTTTGTAACGGTGGACATTACCGATGCAAATGGTGTGCTTTCGCCAAATGCCAATAACGAGATTCAGTTTTCTTTGAAAGGAAACGGAAAAATTGTAGGTGTTTGTAGCGGAGATCCAGTAAGTCACGAATCGTACAAAGGAACTTCACATACAGCCCTTAACGGAAAATGTTTGGTTATTGTTCAGTCTGATATTAAAAGCGGCAGAATAGAATTGACAGCTCAAGCAAACGGATTAAAACAAAATACAATTGTAATTAAAGCAGAATAA
- the xylA gene encoding xylose isomerase, which translates to MNTTTQSYFKNIDTIKFEGRESTNPLAFKWYDENRVVAGKTLKEHLRFSMAYWHTLCNKGGDPFGAGTETFAWDKSQDVIQRAKDKMDAAFEFMNKLGIPYYCFHDIDMVDDAPTLEEFEKRVQALVAYAKIKQEETGIKLLWGTSNLFSNPRYMNGASTNPNFDVVAYAAAQAKIAIDATIALGGENYVFWGGREGYMSLLNTDMKRELEHMARFLTICRDYARKQGFKGTFLIEPKPMEPMKHQYDFDAATTLGFLHKHGLQNDFKLNLEVNHATLAGHSFEHELQVAVDAGMLGSIDANRGDYQNGWDTDQFPIDVFEITQSMLVILEGGGIQGGGINFDAKVRRNSIDIEDKFIAHIAGMDVFARGLICADHILKNTNYKELRQKRYGSFDGDNGAKFERGELSLEDLSAIARAKGEPQSISGKQELFEQIIANAF; encoded by the coding sequence ATGAATACAACAACACAATCGTATTTTAAAAACATTGATACCATAAAATTTGAAGGTAGAGAAAGCACTAATCCGCTAGCTTTCAAATGGTATGATGAAAATCGCGTGGTGGCAGGCAAAACGTTAAAAGAACATTTGCGTTTTTCTATGGCTTACTGGCATACCTTATGTAACAAAGGGGGAGATCCTTTTGGGGCAGGAACCGAAACCTTTGCTTGGGATAAAAGCCAAGATGTTATTCAACGTGCCAAAGATAAAATGGACGCAGCTTTTGAATTCATGAACAAACTCGGCATACCGTACTACTGTTTTCATGACATTGATATGGTCGACGATGCGCCTACTTTGGAAGAATTTGAAAAACGTGTACAGGCTTTGGTCGCTTACGCTAAAATCAAACAAGAAGAAACAGGAATCAAATTGTTATGGGGAACTTCAAACTTATTTAGCAATCCTCGCTATATGAATGGAGCTTCTACGAATCCAAATTTTGATGTAGTGGCGTATGCAGCAGCCCAAGCCAAAATTGCGATTGATGCAACGATTGCTTTAGGAGGAGAAAATTATGTGTTCTGGGGTGGTAGAGAAGGATATATGAGTCTTTTGAACACCGATATGAAAAGAGAATTGGAACACATGGCGAGATTCTTGACTATTTGTAGAGATTATGCGCGAAAACAAGGTTTCAAAGGAACTTTCCTTATTGAGCCAAAACCAATGGAACCGATGAAACATCAATATGATTTTGATGCGGCTACAACTTTAGGATTTCTTCACAAACACGGTCTTCAAAACGATTTCAAACTGAATTTAGAAGTAAATCATGCAACTCTTGCAGGTCATTCTTTCGAACATGAGCTACAAGTGGCTGTAGATGCTGGTATGTTGGGAAGTATTGATGCCAATCGTGGAGATTATCAAAACGGATGGGATACGGATCAATTTCCTATTGATGTTTTTGAAATTACCCAATCTATGTTGGTGATCTTAGAAGGTGGAGGAATTCAAGGTGGAGGGATCAACTTTGACGCAAAAGTGAGAAGAAATTCAATCGATATCGAAGATAAATTCATTGCCCATATTGCAGGAATGGATGTTTTTGCCAGAGGGCTTATCTGTGCAGACCATATTTTAAAAAATACCAACTATAAAGAATTACGCCAAAAGCGTTACGGATCATTTGACGGTGATAACGGAGCTAAGTTTGAAAGAGGGGAACTCTCTCTGGAAGATCTTAGTGCCATTGCCCGTGCAAAAGGAGAACCTCAATCAATAAGTGGAAAACAAGAACTATTTGAACAAATTATTGCCAATGCTTTTTAG